Proteins encoded within one genomic window of Bemisia tabaci chromosome 2, PGI_BMITA_v3:
- the LOC109042721 gene encoding serine/threonine-protein phosphatase 2A 56 kDa regulatory subunit gamma isoform isoform X1, with protein sequence MVHSEIGPTIRAMFPVTSPLGIPKSPSFHSGLDLIAAANADSLYNFADSKTIINSDNMQKNASCEDNSMYTSMPVQLPPLADAQTPQEREELFIQKIRQCCVLFDFVSDPLSDLKWKEVKRAALHEMVDYVSIERGVITEAIYAEAVHMFAVNLFRTLPPSSNPNGAEFDPEEDEPNLEAAWPHLQLVYEFFLRFLESSDFQPNIAKRYIDQKFVLQLLELFDSEDPRERDFLKTTLHRIYGKFLGLRAYIRKQINNVFYSFIYETEHHNGIAELLEILGSIINGFALPLKDEHKVFLVKVLLPLHKVKSLSVYHPQLAYCVVQFLEKDPSLTEPVVKCLLKFWPKTHSPKEVMFLNELEEILDVIEPGEFQKVMIPLFTQIAKCVSSPHFQVAERALYYWNNEYIMSLIGDNAAVILPIMFPSLYRNSKSHWNKTIHGLIYNALKLFMEMNQKLFDECSQQYKLERQKEKEKQKEREQAWNRVESLAKKNDPNYRPLSNTSAPTSPPGENEDMDISYEKIEAEVKDGRKPANSDKMRIFLRKKSELPLDTYTVRALNDHKRADEYLTTPPDVNKC encoded by the exons ATGGTGCACAGTGAGATTGGGCCCACCATTAGGGCCATGTTCCCTGTCACATCTCCTCTCGGCATACCCAAAAGTCCGAGCTTCCATAGTGGACTAGACCTCATTGCAGCTGCTAACGCTGACTCCCTGTATAACTTCGCCGACTCGAAAACCATTATAAATTCAGACAACATGCAAAAAAACGCATCTTGTGAAGATAATTCAATGTACACATCAATGCCGGTGCAGCTCCCACCTTTGGCGG ATGCTCAAACTCCCCAGGAACGAGAAGAGTTGTTCATACAAAAAATCCGGCAGTGCTGTGTCTTGTTTGACTTTGTGTCCGATCCTCTAAGCGACTTGAAATGGAAGGAAGTGAAGAGAGCAGCGCTCCACGAAATGGTGGACTATGTCAGCATAGAACGAGGTGTAATAACAGAAGCCATCTATGCAGAAGCTGTTCACATG TTTGCGGTGAACCTTTTCCGAACATTACCTCCATCTAGTAATCCTAATGGAGCTGAATTTGACCCTGAAGAAGATGAGCCTAACTTAGAAGCAGCTTGGCCTCATCTACAGCTTGTCTATGAGTTCTTTTTAAG ATTCCTAGAATCGTCTGATTTTCAACCAAATATAGCCAAAAGGTACATCGATCAGAAATTTGTCTTgcag CTACTGGAGTTATTTGACTCGGAAGACCCCAGAGAAAGAGATTTCTTGAAAACAACCCTGCACAGAATTTATGGTAAATTCCTCGGGCTACGTGCATATATCCGCAAACAAATTAATAATGTTTTTTATAG ttttatttatgAAACCGAGCATCATAATGGAATAGCAGAACTGTTAGAAATTCTTGGAAG tataATAAATGGTTTTGCTCTGCCATTGAAAGACGagcacaaagtttttctagtgaAAGTGCTGTTGCCATTGCACAAAGTGAAATCACTGTCAGTTTATCACCCTCAGTTGGCGTACTGTGTTGTTCAATTCTTGGAGAAGGACCCCTCTTTGACTGAACCAGTTGTTAAGTGCCTATTAAAATTTTGGCCTAAAACCCACTCCCCAAAAGAG GTTATGTTTTTAAATGAACTTGAAGAAATACTGGATGTCATCGAACCGGGAGAATTTCAAAAGGTCATGATTCCATTATTCACTCAAATAGCGAAGTGTGTGTCTAGTCCCCATTTTCAG GTGGCTGAACGAGCATTGTACTATTGGAACAACGAGTATATCATGTCCCTGATAGGTGATAATGCTGCGGTCATACTGCCTATTATGTTTCCTTCTTTGTATCGTAATTCCAAGTCACATTGGAATAA GACAATTCATGGACTGATTTATAATGCGCTCAAGTTATTTATGGAAATGAACCAGAAGCTGTTCGATGAATGCTCTCAACAGTACAAGCTTGAAAGACAGAA agagaaagaaaaacaaaaggagAGAGAACAAGCATGGAATAGAGTGGAAAGTCTGGCCAAGAAAAATGATCCAAATTATCGACCACTTTCCAATACTTCTGCTCCAACTTCTCCACCCGGTGAAAACGAGGATATGGACATCTCGTACGAAAAAATTGAAGCTGAAGTGAAAGAC